The Coccinella septempunctata chromosome 9, icCocSept1.1, whole genome shotgun sequence genomic interval TGGTTTCTCATACAAAAAAACAAACTTATTTAAGGGAGAGACTGTCAATGAGTTCTTGTGATATCAGAAAACATAAAAGAAAGGAAAcgaaaaataacaatttccaTATTACTCGACAAACACTCAACTGAAGAAAAACTATTTAACAAATTTTCAAACTGACATATATTAACATATAAAACAAGGCTCAGTGAATAAATAGGTAGCGGAATACCTAGGATAATCATTCTCAATCTTTTAAGCAATTTCCTTCTCACGCAGTAACGTTAGTTGGTTGAGCTGGTAATACCTCGTTGACCGCTGTCGTTGCAACAGGACGATTGCAAAGATTTTCCCACTGAGTGAAATTCACGGCGAAATTGTTGATGGTCGAGTTGAAAGTTGGATAAGGACATTTAACAGCCTTACAACCGCCGATCTTCAAGGTTTTGGCAGCAGCGTGCAATGCTGGAGAGTTCCTATAAATCAGCTTGACATAGTTAGTGCCCTCTGGTGCTTCCCAAAGTTCGAAAATGAGAGTTGCACTGAAAGGCACAACTCCAACTGATGGTACTTTCAGAGCGTGCAGGGTATCATAGATGAGACTGCTGTTTGCCACGAATAACCTGAACTTCCTTATGTCCCCAAGACTGACACCGACCTTTGGACTGTTGTCAATCACGTCTTGAAACTGCTTGGCGATCTGGAAGAACAAAGGTCCAATGGAAAGAGTTGCCAATTCTGGGTTCTTAGTCCTGAGGATAGAATCTTCCAGGACTATCTTCCCGAGAAGTTCAGGAAACACGGACTCTGTCCATTGGGGAAGGGTGAGATTGTGGTTTTGTTCGACTTGCAAGATGTTGTAAAGAGCAGGGATCTGTCCTATGTTGGtgaatttttttccagtttCGGCCGTTAAGTACTGGAGGAGGTTCTTCTCTTCTTTGTTGTGTGTCCTATAGTACCTTCCGTGTATAACCTTAATGGCTTCCTGCTCGAATCTTGGACAACCCACGCCTCTGCCTATGGAGTAGTCCAGGAAGAGTGGAGCATTGTGTACTGGAGTAGGTCGCCATGGGAGTTTTCTGTTCCAAATTTCGTCAGCAACAGGTGGAAGAAAACCAGCCATGATGCATTCAGCGGACATGAGAGATTCATCTCGATCTTCTGCGTAGGTGTAGATTTGGGAGGCGTTGTATTGGAGACTGATGAAGGGGTTTTTGAGGATGTATCTCTTGAGGAACCATTGGCCCACTGCGAAGGACTGCTGCTCGCCGAGCTGGAAGAGGTTTTAAAGCATATTTAATACATCCAgacgaacgcgttcattatatagttcacgacaatttggacatgagaaaaattgttgcaaaatggatccccaaatgttgaccaaaagcgtgcaagggttagagcatcgctttcgatctgtgctcgatttgaaaaaggagtagacttcttaaactgaattgttactatgtatgggacttgggtacattcctacgacccagaaacaaagcaacaatcgaccatagaatggcgacactctggttctctaagacctaagaagtttcgtggccaaaaatctgctggaaaagttcttgcttcagttttttgggattgcgatggagtgatcatgattgaatttttggataaggggagaacaataaccggagattactattcgacattactgaccactctacgagaaaaaaagaagagaaagaaagagaaaagacgcggaaagctatccaaaggtattttgtttttgcaggacaacgcccttgcacacaaatctcatgatgccatgcaaaaaattcgtgattaagggtttgaaatactagaacaccccccttattcaccagatttggctccatccgactatcatctctttcctcaactgaaaaaaagtttgaaaggtcgtaaattttcgaGGAggaaataaaagctgtggaggtctggtttgaaaGGTCtcgagacgttgcaggttcgctgtaataaatgtttccaattacgaggagaatatgttgagtaataaaatattttgacattgaaattttgtttggttccatattaggctaggaatttttcaatatatcctcgtaggtaACGAAAGTATTCTCAGTTCTTTAATTGAATTAATTTAGTTGTCCCCCAGAAAGAGGTACCTGTTATTGTATGTATAGTTTTGGTCAATGCGCTCacaaaataacattttgttgTTTTTCTCTTGTATTTTAAGGAAAATTCGATGGTGACAGTATACGGAAATGGTTTTTGGTGTGTGAATTAACCAGTTCCTTAAGAGTGATAACTTTATTCTCTAAGGAAATATGTTTCCTATTGAATGTTTTCGTTGGTGTATCCGAAGAGTACAGCAAGTCTGATTTATCCATAAAATCTTCCAAAAATATTAAATCTTGGCAGTCGTTTACGAGggaattgatatttttcatgaaaaaatcactGAAATTTATATCCATCAATGCGACCTTCACAAAAGTTagcgataaaaaaaaaataaatagtgCATAACGTATTATAAAAAGGCACCTACTTGAATCAATGAGTTATAACAAATTATAAGCttgatttattttttagaaaaaccACTTTGAATTTCAAAGACGCTTCCAAATGATTGTGTAATTTAGTAGATTTTTTCTTGTTGGTTTCTAAGTTTAAAGGTCAATTCATTTCTAGAATGACATGTTGATAGTTCttctttgaaaaatatattcCCCGAGATTCCACTTTCAAAATTGATAGCGTTATATGTCTTTAAGaatgagaaaattttaaattatcatACATTACTCAGTTGTCCTAGGGGTTTCTGCCAAATTTCTGGATCTTGATATGGATCGTTCGGATAGAACTTCGAAGGTATCGTATCTCCATGATTTACAATCTGAAACAATCATCAGTTAGGATCCATAAACTTTTAACGTCATCCAAATCTAACTTACCGCTACAACTGCCTTCAATTGATCACCATGTATAACCGTGAAACAGCTCAATAAAAGACTCAGTACTGCTGCAAAGTATTTCATGATGGCTTGATAGTAGCCGCTTAAGAATTAAAAAAGTGCACAACTAACTACACAGGCCTCTGTAGGAGTATCTCTTTTCCCTAAGCGTGGTTCTCTTTATCTGTGAAGGAAAATCAAATATCAAATACCAGACGATTCGTTATATCGAAACCACAAAAATAATCAATGTGATAATTTCCCCTAATTTTGGAAGAAGGCAAACTATTATAGATATATAGATTCGAATGGAACAGAACACAAATGTAACTGTTATTTATTAAAGGATATATTGTTGAGGAAGTGGACTTAAAAAACTAtctattgaaatgaaatattcactgaaataaataaactgaactGAAACTTCCACAATCTTTTCAATAATATCTGTCTACTTAAATCTAATACTTAAATAAATGGAAAAGTGGATTGGGAACTTACCTTaactaaaatgaaaatattgatcTGATGAAATAAGTAAAAACAAACTGAGTTCAACTAATCCTAAATTGAAGACGTGAAAACGGATTGTTTAATCATATTTTGAACATATTGTTGAAATGAATCTATAAAGAGTAGTTCGACCAGTGAATTTTCACAATACAGggtttttagaaaaaaatatgcAAAATATGAATCTTCTATACAGATTCAGATATACAAATAATCAATTGCgccctatttgaaaaaaatataaaggagGAAAGTTGCTTTTTTCGGAGGAAACATAGCtttatttcaaacaaaaataatgTTGCATCAAATTTACatttcgaattttgaacattttttagCTAGAGTATGATTCCCGAACTATTCTCATCTGTTCTTGACGAAAATATTAAGATAAAGCAGTGTACACGTATTGTTTAATGTACTGAATAAAACACTTTAGTTATGACAtcccaaaaagttttcaattaTAAGCCTTAAGTGTATTACATATTAAACTTATCAATACGTACAAACTGctgtattatattattattgtcaCCGGAAATACACCAGAAGAGTGAGGAAATGTTCATGTTCtagctgaaaaaatatttaggaGCGGATAAAGAAAATTCTACTtagttttttgatttttttgttttgttcaatCTTTGTAATGTAGATTGTAGGGAACTTATATTTGTCATTTTAATCATATTTCATAGCTACCCACTTCATTTTTTCAAGCAATTATCATCAATAATATTGAGTAAGTAGGTAATTAAGCTAATAATTTCAAGACAAAAAGTCAGGATCCAAAATCTTGCTTATTGAATTTATCTGTTCAGAAGTATCATTCGAAGGTATAAAACAACGCCATCAATGTAAAATTTATTACGTAAAATACGACAAAAATCACTTAGCGCATGACAGGCGTTTCTTCTTTAGCAGAGGTGGAAGCAATTTTAAAATCTCGCTGTATTCACAATCTTCTCCACAACCTCT includes:
- the LOC123320848 gene encoding testicular acid phosphatase homolog; the encoded protein is MKYFAAVLSLLLSCFTVIHGDQLKAVVAIVNHGDTIPSKFYPNDPYQDPEIWQKPLGQLSNLGEQQSFAVGQWFLKRYILKNPFISLQYNASQIYTYAEDRDESLMSAECIMAGFLPPVADEIWNRKLPWRPTPVHNAPLFLDYSIGRGVGCPRFEQEAIKVIHGRYYRTHNKEEKNLLQYLTAETGKKFTNIGQIPALYNILQVEQNHNLTLPQWTESVFPELLGKIVLEDSILRTKNPELATLSIGPLFFQIAKQFQDVIDNSPKVGVSLGDIRKFRLFVANSSLIYDTLHALKVPSVGVVPFSATLIFELWEAPEGTNYVKLIYRNSPALHAAAKTLKIGGCKAVKCPYPTFNSTINNFAVNFTQWENLCNRPVATTAVNEVLPAQPTNVTA